Proteins encoded by one window of Pan troglodytes isolate AG18354 chromosome 16, NHGRI_mPanTro3-v2.0_pri, whole genome shotgun sequence:
- the MINAR1 gene encoding major intrinsically disordered Notch2-binding receptor 1 isoform X1, which translates to METSQETSLFLVKILEELDSKQNTVSYQDLCKSLCARFDLSQLAKLRSVLFYTACLDPNFPATLFKDKMKCTVNNQQSKKIMVAADIVTIFNLIQMNGGAAKEKLPTGRQKVRKKEASFESCRSDTEICNAAECEPLNCELSERSFSRGYPTRQSSKCRKMDCKDCPQFVPASEPNFLLGVSKEVKNRAASLDRLQALAPYSVTSPQPCEMQRTYFPMNIENESISDQDSLPINQSIKETFISNEEPFVVQSCVQKRNIFKEDFHNLMAVSPSLVGPISKAENEHREPQSRKEPHKPPFFNHSFEMPYNSQYLNPVYSPVPDKRRAKHESLDDLQASTYFGPTPVMGTQEARRCLGKPNKQTPWPAKSWSLNTEEVPDFERSFFNRNPSEEKLRYPNASSQTPNFPAPDRRPTYLVPKDQQPILPIAYAAKQNGLKSKEISSPVDLEKHEPVKKFKDKSINCTSGQLSSDTSSVGTQTEHVLEPKKCRDLCTSGQGKYSDRHTMKHSDDDSEIVSDDISDIFRFLDDMSISGSTGVIQSSCYNSTGSLSQLHKSDCDSSPEHNLTKIANGVPNSKGDKGNRPENTHHSEEELKTSVCKLVLRIGEIERKLESLSGVRDEISQVLGKLNKLDQKMQQPEKVSVQIDLNSLTSEGPSDDSASPRMFHAHTGSHGPKLENNPDWCCSDASGSNSESLRVKALKKSLFTRPSSRSLTEENSATESKIASISNSPRDWRTITYTNRVGLNEEEIKDTGPGDNKDWHRKSKEADRQYDIPPQHRLPKQPKDGFLVEQVFSPHPYPASLKAHMKSNPLYTDMRLTELAEVKRGQPSWTIEEYARNAGDKGKLTALDLQTQESLNPNNLEYWMEDIYTPGYDSLLKRKEAEFRRAKVCKIAALIAAAACTVILVIVVPICTMKS; encoded by the exons ATGGAGACCAGTCAGGAAACTTCCCTCTTCTTGGTGAAGATCTTGGAGGAACTGGACAGCAAGCAAAATACCGTTTCTTATCAGGACCTGTGCAAATCTCTCTGTGCCCGGTTCGACCTGTCGCAGCTTGCCAAACTGAGAAGTGTGCTCTTCTACACAGCTTGTCTCGATCCCAATTTTCCAGCCACGCTATTCAAAGACAAGATGAAATGCACTGTGAATAACCAGCAATCAAAGAAAATCATGGTGGCAGCAGATATTGTGACGATATTCAACCTGATCCAAATGAATGGCGGGGCTGCCAAGGAGAAGCTGCCCACGGGCCGCCAGAAGGTACGCAAGAAGGAGGCATCCTTTGAATCATGTAGGTCGGACACAGAGATCTGCAATGCAGCTGAGTGTGAGCCCCTGAACTGTGAGCTGAGTGAGAGGTCTTTCAGCCGGGGCTACCCCACCAGGCAGTCGTCCAAGTGCCGGAAGATGGACTGCAAGGACTGCCCACAGTTTGTCCCTGCCTCTGAGCCTAACTTCCTGTTGGGAGTTAGCAAAGAGGTGAAAAACCGCGCTGCTTCCCTGGACAGGTTGCAGGCCCTGGCTCCGTACTCTGTGACCAGCCCTCAGCCCTGTGAGATGCAGAGGACCTACTTCCCCATGAACATCGAAAACGAGTCCATTTCAGACCAGGACTCCCTGCCCATCAATCAGAGCATCAAGGAGACCTTCATTTCCAATGAGGAGCCATTTGTGGTCCAGTCCTGTGTCcagaaaaggaatatcttcaaaGAGGATTTTCACAATTTGATGGCAGTGTCCCCCAGTTTGGTTGGCCCCATCAGCAAAGCAGAGAATGAGCACAGGGAACCCCAGAGTCGAAAGGAACCCCACAAGCCACCCTTCTTCAACCACAGCTTTGAAATGCCCTATAACAGCCAGTACCTGAATCCGGTGTATTCCCCGGTTCCTGACAAAAGGCGAGCAAAGCACGAAAGCTTAGATGACCTTCAAGCCTCTACATATTTTGGGCCCACTCCCGTGATGGGAACCCAAGAAGCCAGGCGCTGTCTAGGGAAGCCCAACAAGCAGACTCCCTGGCCAGCCAAAAGCTGGAGCCTAAACACAGAGGAAGTTCCTGACTTTGAACGGTCTTTTTTCAATAGAAATCCCTCCGAGGAGAAGCTACGCTATCCAAATGCCAGTAGCCAGACTCCCAATTTCCCAGCCCCAGATAGGCGCCCAACTTACCTTGTGCCAAAGGATCAACAGCCAATTCTCCCCATTGCTTATGCGGCAAAACAAAATGGGCTCAAATCTAAAGAGATCTCATCCCCTGTTGACCTGGAGAAGCATGAACCAGTCAAAAAGTTTAAAGACAAGAGCATTAACTGCACCAGTGGGCAGCTCAGCTCAGACACCAGTAGCGTGGGCACCCAGACCGAGCACGTGCTGGAGCCCAAGAAATGCAGAGACCTGTGCACCTCTGGTCAGGGCAAGTACAGTGACAGGCACACCATGAAGCACTCAGACGATGACTCAGAAATTGTCAGCGACGACATCAGTGACATTTTCCGATTTCTTGATGACATGAGCATCAGTGGCTCTACGGGAGTGATACAGTCGTCCTGCTACAACAGCACAGGGTCCTTGTCTCAGCTCCATAAGTCAGACTGCGACAGTTCCCCTGAACACAACTTAACCAAAATTGCCAATGGGGTCCCCAACAGCAAGGGAGACAAGGGCAACCGGCCTGAAAACACCCACCACTCGGAAGAAGAGCTGAAGACCAGTGTGTGCAAACTGGTGCTCAGGATTGGCGAAATCGAACGGAAGCTGGAATCCCTGTCGGGTGTCCGTGATGAAATCTCCCAGGTCTTGGGCAAACTAAATAAATTGGACCAGAAAATGCAACAGCCTGAGAAGGTGAGTGTGCAGATAGATCTGAACTCCTTGACAAGCGAGGGTCCGTCTGATGACAGTGCCTCTCCCCGGATGTTCCACGCACACACTGGCTCCCACGGACCAAAACTAGAGAACAACCCTGACTGGTGCTGCTCTGATGCTAGCGGGAGCAACAGTGAAAGCCTGCGGGTCAAGGCCTTAAAAAAAAGCCTCTTCACCAGGCCATCCTCTAGGTCCCTAACAGAGGAGAACAGTGCCACAGAGTCCAAAATTGCCAGCATCTCCAACTCGCCCAGAGACTGGCGCACCATCACTTATACCAACCGTGTGGGCCTCAATGAGGAGGAGATAAAAGACACAGGCCCAGGAGATAATAAAGACTGGCATCGGAAATCTAAAGag GCAGACAGGCAGTACGACATTCCCCCACAGCACCGACTGCCCAAGCAGCCCAAAGATGGCTTCCTGGTGGAGCAGGTGTTCAGCCCTCACCCCTACCCTGCCTCCCTCAAGGCCCACATGAAGAGCAACCCCCTGTACACAGACATGCGGCTGACCGAGTTGGCCGAGGTGAAGCGGGGCCAACCTTCTTGGACCATTGAGGAGTATGCACGGAATGCGGGCGACAAGGGCAAGCTGACAGCCCTGGACCTTCAG ACGCAAGAATCTTTAAACCCAAATAATTTAGAGTACTGGATGGAAGACATTTATACTCCAGGATACGATTCATTACTGAAACGTAAAGAAGCCGAATTCAGACGAGCCAAGGTCTGCAAGATAGCTGCTCTGATCGCTGCTGCGGCATGCACCGTCATCCTCGTTATTGTCGTGCCCATCTGCACAATGAAATCATGA
- the MINAR1 gene encoding major intrinsically disordered Notch2-binding receptor 1 isoform X2 — translation METSQETSLFLVKILEELDSKQNTVSYQDLCKSLCARFDLSQLAKLRSVLFYTACLDPNFPATLFKDKMKCTVNNQQSKKIMVAADIVTIFNLIQMNGGAAKEKLPTGRQKVRKKEASFESCRSDTEICNAAECEPLNCELSERSFSRGYPTRQSSKCRKMDCKDCPQFVPASEPNFLLGVSKEVKNRAASLDRLQALAPYSVTSPQPCEMQRTYFPMNIENESISDQDSLPINQSIKETFISNEEPFVVQSCVQKRNIFKEDFHNLMAVSPSLVGPISKAENEHREPQSRKEPHKPPFFNHSFEMPYNSQYLNPVYSPVPDKRRAKHESLDDLQASTYFGPTPVMGTQEARRCLGKPNKQTPWPAKSWSLNTEEVPDFERSFFNRNPSEEKLRYPNASSQTPNFPAPDRRPTYLVPKDQQPILPIAYAAKQNGLKSKEISSPVDLEKHEPVKKFKDKSINCTSGQLSSDTSSVGTQTEHVLEPKKCRDLCTSGQGKYSDRHTMKHSDDDSEIVSDDISDIFRFLDDMSISGSTGVIQSSCYNSTGSLSQLHKSDCDSSPEHNLTKIANGVPNSKGDKGNRPENTHHSEEELKTSVCKLVLRIGEIERKLESLSGVRDEISQVLGKLNKLDQKMQQPEKVSVQIDLNSLTSEGPSDDSASPRMFHAHTGSHGPKLENNPDWCCSDASGSNSESLRVKALKKSLFTRPSSRSLTEENSATESKIASISNSPRDWRTITYTNRVGLNEEEIKDTGPGDNKDWHRKSKEAHMKSNPLYTDMRLTELAEVKRGQPSWTIEEYARNAGDKGKLTALDLQTQESLNPNNLEYWMEDIYTPGYDSLLKRKEAEFRRAKVCKIAALIAAAACTVILVIVVPICTMKS, via the exons ATGGAGACCAGTCAGGAAACTTCCCTCTTCTTGGTGAAGATCTTGGAGGAACTGGACAGCAAGCAAAATACCGTTTCTTATCAGGACCTGTGCAAATCTCTCTGTGCCCGGTTCGACCTGTCGCAGCTTGCCAAACTGAGAAGTGTGCTCTTCTACACAGCTTGTCTCGATCCCAATTTTCCAGCCACGCTATTCAAAGACAAGATGAAATGCACTGTGAATAACCAGCAATCAAAGAAAATCATGGTGGCAGCAGATATTGTGACGATATTCAACCTGATCCAAATGAATGGCGGGGCTGCCAAGGAGAAGCTGCCCACGGGCCGCCAGAAGGTACGCAAGAAGGAGGCATCCTTTGAATCATGTAGGTCGGACACAGAGATCTGCAATGCAGCTGAGTGTGAGCCCCTGAACTGTGAGCTGAGTGAGAGGTCTTTCAGCCGGGGCTACCCCACCAGGCAGTCGTCCAAGTGCCGGAAGATGGACTGCAAGGACTGCCCACAGTTTGTCCCTGCCTCTGAGCCTAACTTCCTGTTGGGAGTTAGCAAAGAGGTGAAAAACCGCGCTGCTTCCCTGGACAGGTTGCAGGCCCTGGCTCCGTACTCTGTGACCAGCCCTCAGCCCTGTGAGATGCAGAGGACCTACTTCCCCATGAACATCGAAAACGAGTCCATTTCAGACCAGGACTCCCTGCCCATCAATCAGAGCATCAAGGAGACCTTCATTTCCAATGAGGAGCCATTTGTGGTCCAGTCCTGTGTCcagaaaaggaatatcttcaaaGAGGATTTTCACAATTTGATGGCAGTGTCCCCCAGTTTGGTTGGCCCCATCAGCAAAGCAGAGAATGAGCACAGGGAACCCCAGAGTCGAAAGGAACCCCACAAGCCACCCTTCTTCAACCACAGCTTTGAAATGCCCTATAACAGCCAGTACCTGAATCCGGTGTATTCCCCGGTTCCTGACAAAAGGCGAGCAAAGCACGAAAGCTTAGATGACCTTCAAGCCTCTACATATTTTGGGCCCACTCCCGTGATGGGAACCCAAGAAGCCAGGCGCTGTCTAGGGAAGCCCAACAAGCAGACTCCCTGGCCAGCCAAAAGCTGGAGCCTAAACACAGAGGAAGTTCCTGACTTTGAACGGTCTTTTTTCAATAGAAATCCCTCCGAGGAGAAGCTACGCTATCCAAATGCCAGTAGCCAGACTCCCAATTTCCCAGCCCCAGATAGGCGCCCAACTTACCTTGTGCCAAAGGATCAACAGCCAATTCTCCCCATTGCTTATGCGGCAAAACAAAATGGGCTCAAATCTAAAGAGATCTCATCCCCTGTTGACCTGGAGAAGCATGAACCAGTCAAAAAGTTTAAAGACAAGAGCATTAACTGCACCAGTGGGCAGCTCAGCTCAGACACCAGTAGCGTGGGCACCCAGACCGAGCACGTGCTGGAGCCCAAGAAATGCAGAGACCTGTGCACCTCTGGTCAGGGCAAGTACAGTGACAGGCACACCATGAAGCACTCAGACGATGACTCAGAAATTGTCAGCGACGACATCAGTGACATTTTCCGATTTCTTGATGACATGAGCATCAGTGGCTCTACGGGAGTGATACAGTCGTCCTGCTACAACAGCACAGGGTCCTTGTCTCAGCTCCATAAGTCAGACTGCGACAGTTCCCCTGAACACAACTTAACCAAAATTGCCAATGGGGTCCCCAACAGCAAGGGAGACAAGGGCAACCGGCCTGAAAACACCCACCACTCGGAAGAAGAGCTGAAGACCAGTGTGTGCAAACTGGTGCTCAGGATTGGCGAAATCGAACGGAAGCTGGAATCCCTGTCGGGTGTCCGTGATGAAATCTCCCAGGTCTTGGGCAAACTAAATAAATTGGACCAGAAAATGCAACAGCCTGAGAAGGTGAGTGTGCAGATAGATCTGAACTCCTTGACAAGCGAGGGTCCGTCTGATGACAGTGCCTCTCCCCGGATGTTCCACGCACACACTGGCTCCCACGGACCAAAACTAGAGAACAACCCTGACTGGTGCTGCTCTGATGCTAGCGGGAGCAACAGTGAAAGCCTGCGGGTCAAGGCCTTAAAAAAAAGCCTCTTCACCAGGCCATCCTCTAGGTCCCTAACAGAGGAGAACAGTGCCACAGAGTCCAAAATTGCCAGCATCTCCAACTCGCCCAGAGACTGGCGCACCATCACTTATACCAACCGTGTGGGCCTCAATGAGGAGGAGATAAAAGACACAGGCCCAGGAGATAATAAAGACTGGCATCGGAAATCTAAAGag GCCCACATGAAGAGCAACCCCCTGTACACAGACATGCGGCTGACCGAGTTGGCCGAGGTGAAGCGGGGCCAACCTTCTTGGACCATTGAGGAGTATGCACGGAATGCGGGCGACAAGGGCAAGCTGACAGCCCTGGACCTTCAG ACGCAAGAATCTTTAAACCCAAATAATTTAGAGTACTGGATGGAAGACATTTATACTCCAGGATACGATTCATTACTGAAACGTAAAGAAGCCGAATTCAGACGAGCCAAGGTCTGCAAGATAGCTGCTCTGATCGCTGCTGCGGCATGCACCGTCATCCTCGTTATTGTCGTGCCCATCTGCACAATGAAATCATGA